One Oncorhynchus kisutch isolate 150728-3 linkage group LG30, Okis_V2, whole genome shotgun sequence genomic window, CAAGTGCACTGCAATAAAGAACACAGTTCCACTCACCAGATGATGATCATTTGAAAGTGAACTTCTTGTTGAAAGTTAATCTTGAAAATGGAGAAGCTAGCAATTAGCAACATCATCCTCTTTGATAACACCTGCTGCAGCTGCCGCTAACTAGCCGacaacaaaagctagctagctagaccatGGGAAAACTACGGCTCGCTATTGCGCAGTGATCTGTTGGCCTTCAAGAaggcagaagtttccatacaTTTATCTAAAAATGGTCCCACCCATTaagtcaaaatgtgattggttgattccactgtCACTCTACCAAATTTTGCCCTAATACAGTTGAATGGCAGAAGCCTTTATCTAGCTTCCAATTGgatcttttttttctcttcattgttaaccctttcctttcccccaaaaaactgaagagattaaatcagaacataattgaaaataataatataatgataattattattataatcattattttataaatccttaGCCCTTCTCTGAAGGCGTAGAAGACCCattgttccccactgtgtttgggttagtaataatttgtagagtggttCTATTTCCCTCATGTCTAAAGAATCCATACgttgttctgaaatatgaacacagaaatactggacatttttTACTCTTATTATGGTGGTCatttgacccccaaaaaacaatgATGGCCTTCAATTGGACTTGCATTGTTCTGGTCTCGGTCTAGACTTGGTCTCGGACCCCCTCtagtcttggtcttgactcggacTTGATTTTCTCCAGTCCTGGTCTTGAATCTGTCTCTTTTTAGATGGTCTTGAATACAACACTGAATTGTACAATAGAGTAGCCTCCTCTACAGGAGGCTCTGCTGCTGCCTAGCTGTCTGGTCCCCCAGTGGCTGTCCTAATAACCACATGGCAAATGATGTGAACATTAGCCTACAACAAATGATGTGGACACAAAAAGTGACAGGTGAGGGGAAAGATTAAATATTTTATAGACCCCCTTAACAGTTGAAATGTGAACCTGTAAGGGTTGTTTGGTTGTGACCTGCTTTGGCAATTACATGAATGTAAAGGTCAGGGGTTATGACTGTGATAACGGGTCAGCTATGGTACTGGTAGAAGTTGCCCACAGatctaggcacagatctaggatcagtttaccctaTCCCAATCCATTAGCTTTACCATTTACCAACAATGTAAAGACCTAACTCAGATctgatcagtgtctaggggcaaaTTCAAACTAGTCAGGTGGCCAAATCCCAAAATGACAGTGACTCCACCTTGTAGACAAAATAACAACAGCAAATTACACTGctctatttacattttagtaaatCTAAGCCATAGTAATTTACTGGAGCAATTGGGGTTGCcttgctttgctcaagggcatatcgacagatttttcacctacgTGTGTATCTTTGTATACAGTGATATGTATATGATTTTGTATAGTCAAATACAAAACAAGGAATGGATTAAGAAAGGAATATGCCTTTAAtaccaaaacaaatgaaaatTGAATtgtttaaatatttgtatttgtttaacatttatttaaccaggcaagtcaataaAGACATTATCTCCccaaaaatcacacacacacacacacacacacacacacacacacacacacacacacacacacacacacacacacacacacacacacacacacacacacacacacacacacacacacacacacacacacacacacacacacacacacacgtcaaagcATCCCTCCATGGGAAACCACATGCCTAGTTGTGGAACAACAGACATAAACAGGTGCACTTTTGTAAACAACAAAAGCATTGTCTCCTAAAGGTTAAATTGAATACACATgtgcgcacaaacacacaaacacacacacacacatgtacaagtcgtcccacttcacatttccatatagGCCGTCTCTGTTGAAAAAGATAAAAGCATTACAACTATATTACAAGCACTGtgtgagtgatgtgtgtgtgtgtgttgatgtcctACCGCTCCGCAGCCTCTCGTCTCTCAGCTGTGTTTTGTCCAGGGGGTGTGTGAGCGGAGGTATGCTGTCAGCACCGACCCCCTCTCTGCAGCTCTCTATCAGCTTCTCCAGAGTCCCGAAACACTGCAGCATCTGCCCAGGagataactacacacacacacacacactctgttatGTTAGCAGTATTGTGTTGTATTTTAAGCTGCTACTTCATTGTCTACTTATTGATTGTTAATAAAGTGCAGTTATTCTcacatactgtgccttcagaaagtattcacacccatttactttttccacattttgttgtgttacagtctgaatgtAAACTCgattcaatttagattttgtgtcaataagtattcaagctatgttatggcaagcctaaataagttaaggactaaaaatgtacttaaccagtcacataataagttgcatgcaCTCACTCTGTGTCCAATAAAAGTGCTTAACATGATGTTTGAATGAattacctcatccctgtaccacacacacacaattatctctaaggtccctcagtcaagaagtgaatttcaaatacagatacaaccacaaagaacagggaggttttcaaatgcctcgtaaagaagggcacctattggtagatgggtcaaaataaaaaaaatattgaatacctttgagcatggtgaagttattattacacttcaaatcaaatcaaagtttatttgtcacatgcgccgaatacaacaggtgtagactttacagtgaaatgcttacttacaggctctaaccaacagtacaaaaaaggtattaggtgaacaataggtaagtaaagaaataaaacaacagtaaaaagacagtgaaaaataacattagcaaggctatatacagtagcgaggctacatacaggcaccggatggtgtgtcaatacacccagtcactacaaagatacaggcgtccttcctaactcagttgtcggagaggaaggaaaccgctcagggatttccccatgaggccaatggtgactttaaaacagttacagatttTAATTGCTGTGTTAATTGCTGTGAGCCACAACATTGTAGATATTCcacctaaatgacagtgaaaagaagggaGCCTGTGCAGCATACAAATATTCCcaaacatgcatcatgtttgcaataaggcactaaagtaaaactttaaaaaatgtggcaaagaaataaaCTTTATGTTCTGACTACAAAGCGTTAAAACTTTATGTCCTGAGTAGAATCTATTTAATCccttttgaattcaggctatagCACAACAAATGTGGAATTAGTCAAGTGGTAGGCACTGTATTTATTCAGCTCATTACAATGACTACAAGGCTTTGCATGGTGGGCATTACATGGGAGGTATTAGTCACtcctgtgtgtacatgtgtgagcAGTGAGTGAGTTACTGCAGTGAGCAGTAATagttcaagtttcaagtttttttTCATGTGTAATGAATACTTTGGAAATCATATACCCTTGTGTTCTCACGATAATACCGAGCAACTCACCTGAAGTGTCCATCCTTCAGAGGAGTGGTGGATTCTGTAAGTGTGGACGTACGGTGTCTTTctgaaccagagagagaaaggatttaCACTCAGAATCAGGATATCCATTTTCACAACCTTATGTTAATATAAACCAAAGGTAAAACAAACTGGCGACATTGAAACACACGTTGAAAAAACGATCCACTCATTCTGAAAGTGCTCTTAGTTCTAATTAAATATTTCTACTCATCTCAGTACAAGACACCCTGTTTTGTCTCTAAACTTCTATGAGTACTTTTCAGCAAATTAATAGACCATTTCAATTTTCTGTtcaattattgttattttttcatGTTACAGCAATTGATAATGGTCCTAACAAACAATCTCGTTGAActgaaataataataaacctTTGTAGCCGAGTGACAGCCTAAAATTTAAATACACAAAATGTAGTATTTATATTTAAGAAAATGTGTTTGCTTGCTTGAGCGCTCTAAAAGCTTTGTATAATAGCCTATGCCTACTCCATTTCTACATCCATATGATAGGATATTCAATATGACATAAAATAAAATGGTCTTTGATCAATCATATCATTTGTAGGCCTGAACCTCAATTAAAATACAATTCAAAGTGGCCAAATTGTGGATTTTGTCATGTCAGAAATGACTACAACCTATTCTATAGTATCTAAAATGTCATGATGAACATGAACAGAGAGCTTACATAAAGCTGTTTACATCGGTAAACTTATTTCAAAAACTCACTCCACAAAAGAGTATAGGCCAGAGAGTGAGTTTATCAACTCACCTCACGCAGAGGCAATACATTCCCTGCAGACTCTCACTGTCCCGCAGGAGAAAGCTCCCCTCTCTACCATGCCTCTCCAGCAACCTTTCCGTTTTCCCCTTACCGATTTTACCGTAGTAGATAGACCGGACCAGCGCGCTCTCACTCTCCGGCTCCATGAGCGTGAAACTTTGGAGATGAGCACCACTGTCACCCTTGCGTGCCATGGAGCCCTGATGAGAGAGTGCGCAGAAAGACAGACTGTGGGAAAGGGCGCGAGGCAGGAACCGGCAGCGTCTTGGTGTTTCACACCTTTTTTTAAATCGTGTCAACTGCAAAAAAATGGCACCTAGTGTTTTTTTCTCAGCTTCAAGTCAAAACAAGGGCCTTTTGTCTGTGTgattcagacagacaacaacattcTCTGACAGAaggaagtgtgtgtgcatgtggttcTCTCTATCTTGATCTTTTGTCCATTGTCTTACATGGAGATATAACATGAGAAGTACTAAATTGAAAATTAGGCCTACAGAATTATAATTAATTAGATGTGAGCATGTGACACTTTGTGGTGTTTCCTTATGAACTTGTTTTAGATCTCACTCAAGCAAAACGGTTTAGGATTCAATTGTGCATTAAATATAGGCTAGACAAATCAATAATTATAGGCTATAGGGTACTTGGTGTTTGCATAAAATATCAATAAATTAAACTATGAGTAAGAGACAGGCTgcatcccagctagcacatttggttcctttgAAGTTGTGGGAACTAAGTTGTTGGTTTTGCATTTTCTGGGAACAAAGCCATACTTTTCCTTACCGGTAAAACTGAACATTTTTAAATTGTTAAACATTTCACCTGTTTTGGGAACATTCATTTTTAGCTTGCAgtgagaacgttttactatggttccctgaaagtttttCTGGTAGGTTTTATTAACTTTCTGAGAAAGggaaattataggttatttggAGGTTGAAAAAGTTCCTTAAAACTTTTACTGAATGTTTCAATAATACTTTTTATAACACAGCTAGCTTAGGTTAACTGTTCTGACATCCAGGCACAAATAGAAATGAATTTGCTTAGgtattaatcatgcaaacatgtttatttttcatgtttgcacggcatcagtgagattcaaacctatgatcttctggtctctatccatggaattagtccactgcatCACCACGATGGAGCTAGcatgctatttaaaaaaaaatactaataCTAAGCTGTTCCCTTTAATTTATTCAAAAAGACCCCATTTCGAAAGGAAACcggcactcattaagatcaggtgtggccaattagtagGCGCGACCAACAcgcctgaacacacttaacaacaTAGAGGATAGAAAGAGTTTTGTTGACGATGAGAACGGAatgtacagtgggacaaaaaaagtacttagtcagccaccaattgtgcaagttctcccacttaaaaagatgagagaagtgtagttgaagtgtacctgtaattttcatcataggtacacttcaactatgacagacaaaattagaaaaaaaaatcctgaaaatcacattgtaggattttttatgaatttatttgcaaattatggtggaaaatgagtTCCTAGAACGTTACTAATGTTTTCTTGATATTCTGTGAACATAACTTTAAATTAAACAATGAGAAAACCTGCAGAAAATGTTATGCTGAAGTAATGAAATTTGCACAGAAGAACGATGTTTCTTAAAATTCTCTGAACATTCTGGGAACATgattaaatagaaccatgaggaaacctggtGGAAAATGAATGGTGAAGTTTTTATATTCCCAAAGGAGAATGTTGTTTCTGAATCATTCTCTGAACTATTtcagaacattcccaatgtcaaagcAGTTGGAAAgcattcctagaacattacctaAAATTcaaatgtaaccatgttttaacttttaggaaacattctgttaaagtaatgaaatagcaAGAAAATAACGTtattttgtcaagttccttaaatgtgcagAGAATGTTctaaagccaagcaactatcctgcaccatccGAGAACGTTGTGGGaaagttgtatgcaaaataaccacagGACAACCAACggctcaccaagctctaagaaacatttggttctcagaacgttatgtgctagctgggatcgTTTTCGTCACCTGGCAGCTTCAATCATTTTGAGAGAGGATGTCAACAAAGTAGGCTAAAGTCAactacagtgctgtgaaaaagtgtTTTCCCCCTTCCTGAATTCTTTTGTTTTCTTCACATTTGCcacacttaaatgtttcagatcatcaaatacattttaatattaCATAAAGATAAtccaagtaaacacaaaatgcagtttttaagtgataattgtatttattaagggaaaaaagctatccaaaccttcatggccctatgtgacaaagtaattgccccccccccttgttAAATCATGAATTTACTGTGGTTAATCACATTTTTTAGAAAGCTGAGTTCAATTTCACTCGCCACACCCAGGCCGGATTACTGACAGACCTGTTGAATCAAGAAATCACTTCAATAGAACCTGTCTGACAAAGTGAAGTAGGCCAAAAGATCTCAAAAAGCATAACATCATGCCACGATCCAAAGAAATTCAGGAACAGTTGAGAAGCAAAGTAATTGACATATATCAGTCTGTAAAGGGTTACAAAGCCATTTCTAAAGCTTTGGGACTCCAGTGAACCACGGTGAGAGCCATTATCCACAAATGGAGAACATTTGGAACAGTGGTGAACCTTCCCAGGATTGGCCGGCCTACCAAAATTACCCCAATTAGCACACAACTTCTCTGCAGGGACATTCACATTGACATTCTCATTTAAATATGCAGTATTATATTTTAACTTCAATATAAAACTATTTCAGTTTGCTATTTCAAATTCTTGTTTATGCTTTTTTAGTAAACCCATTAAAGTTTTTTttccttcaacacacacacacacacacacacacacacacacacacacacacacacacacacacacacacacacacacacacacacacacacacacacacacacacacacacacacacacaacaacaacttcATGGTGGGCCAGACAGCTGAGCCAATTGCTCAGTGCACAATGCGTGGGAGGGAGCAGCGGCCAACCGACCAAAGAGCGATAGATAGGTGGTTTTGGAATGAGAAACAGATCCACTGCCATCAGTTCATCAGGTGATATGCGAAAGAGACAGGCCTACCGCAGATCAAGCGTCTGTTTGGGGGTTGGGGATGTGTCAAATTTAGAGGTCTTTAGAGCCGAAAGTGGCTGTCTGGTAGGAGACACATCTAGGCCTGCTACACAAATCAGACTTGACTGGCTATTTATAAGGGAAGAGGAGTTTCCTTTTAGCAATATAAGATTCATGATATTATTTTACTTAATTATCTCTCAACCTTTGTGTGTGAAAATATAACTATGCTACGATGGTCATCTTgaacctcccttccctccccatTTACCcccagatatactgtatatccacttcaaccaatacacacacactaatctctcacttctctcacccctccccctctttcactctttcactctctctctctctctctctctctctctctctctctctctctctctctctatctctctctctctctctctctctctctctctctctggcgtcTGTGACTACACTAATGAATGATCAAAGAGAtgctaccaaatcaaatcaaatgtatttataaagcccttcttacatcagctgatatctcaaagtgctgtacagaaacccagcctaaaaccccaaacagcaagcaatgcagatgtagaagcaaggtggctaggaaaaactccctagaaaggccagaacctaggaagaaacctagagcggaaccaggctatgaggggtggccagtcctcttctggctgtgccgggtggagattataacagaacatggccaagatgttcaaatgttcatagatgaccagcagggtcaaataataataatcacagtggttgtcaagggtgcaacaagtcagcccctcaggagaaaatgtcagttggcttttcatatagccgatcattaagagtatcttcaaatcaaatcaaatgtatttatatagcccttcttacatcaactgatatatcaaagtgctgtacaggaacccagcctaaaaccccaaacagcaagcaatgtaggtgaagaagcacggtggctagaaaaaactccagaggaaggccaaaacctaggaagaaacctagagaggaaccaggctatgaggggtggccagtcctcttctggctgtgccaggtggagattataacagaacatggccaagatgttcaaatgttcataaatgactagcatggtcaaataataataattatagttgttgtcgagggtgcaacaagtcagcccctcaggagtaaatgtcagttggcttttcatagccgaccattgagagtatctctactgctcctgctgtctctagagagttgaaaacagcaggtctgggacaggtagcacgtccggcgaacaggtcagggttccatagccacaggcagaacagttgaaactggagcagcagcacggccagttgGACtaggaacagcaaggagtcatcatgccaggtagtcctgaggcatggtcctagggctcaggttctccgaGATAGAGAaacaaagatagaaagagagaaagagagaattagagagagcatacttaaattcacacaggacaccggataagacaggagaaatactgcagatataacagactgaccctagccccccgacacacaaactactgcagcataaatactggaggcagagacaggaggggtcaggagacactgtggccccgtccaatgatacccccggacagggccaaacaggcaggatataactccacccactttgccaaagcacagcccccacaccactagagggatatcttcaaccaccaacttaccatcctgagacaaggccgagtatagcccacaaagatctctgccacggcacaacccaagggggagcgccaacccagacaggaagaccacgtcagcgactcaacccactcaagtgacgcacccctcttagggacggcatggaagagcaccagtaagccagtgactcagcccctgtaatagggttagaggcagagaatcccagtggagagaggggaaccggcagAGAgggcaagggcggttcgttgctccagagcctttccgttcaccttcacactcctgggccagactacactcaatcatatgacctactaaagagatgagtcttcagtaaagacttaaaggttgagaacgagtctgcgtctctcacatgggtag contains:
- the LOC109880004 gene encoding SH2 domain-containing protein 1A isoform X1 codes for the protein MARKGDSGAHLQSFTLMEPESESALVRSIYYGKIGKGKTERLLERHGREGSFLLRDSESLQGMYCLCVRKTPYVHTYRIHHSSEGWTLQLSPGQMLQCFGTLEKLIESCREGVGADSIPPLTHPLDKTQLRDERLRSGRTSTHTHTSLTQCL
- the LOC109880004 gene encoding SH2 domain-containing protein 1A isoform X2, encoding MARKGDSGAHLQSFTLMEPESESALVRSIYYGKIGKGKTERLLERHGREGSFLLRDSESLQGMYCLCVRKTPYVHTYRIHHSSEGWTLQLSPGQMLQCFGTLEKLIESCREGVGADSIPPLTHPLDKTQLRDERLRSETAYMEM